Proteins encoded together in one Maribacter dokdonensis DSW-8 window:
- a CDS encoding 30S ribosomal protein THX produces MGKGDRKSKKGKISNNSYGARRPRKIKKRPTVEEKIKISKKK; encoded by the coding sequence ATGGGTAAAGGAGACAGAAAATCTAAAAAAGGAAAAATATCTAATAATTCTTACGGGGCAAGAAGACCTCGTAAAATTAAAAAGAGACCTACCGTAGAAGAAAAAATAAAAATCAGTAAAAAGAAATAG
- a CDS encoding phosphoenolpyruvate carboxylase — protein sequence MQQKERLAEFKKSVQNKFNVYNSLFLNLPYENIENVGMLIPLLLNQSEKGLSDGLNPKEILENFFENFVEIKSEKEQIDFMFRIIQYVERQVVLYDSVEDAAFPKLHKHSSSLSLKDYFQLVEKNKSWDTIWDKLSTFSARIVLTAHPTQFYTPAVLDIITNLRTLILEDKIDEIDVGLQQLGLTSLINAKKPTPLDEAKNIIYTLRHVYYDAIGDMYAYIKGSTGSKNFENHDIVKLGFWPGGDRDGNPFVTADITRDVMNELRLTLMKCYYNDLKGLVHKLTFKDVQEPLQKLRGNLYTAMFDSSKDIGYEDLIVPLEEIQSILIEKYQSLYLKDLEKFIDKVKIFKVHFATIDIRQDHSMHTKVMVEVLKKNGFINDELSELSDEELLDILLHKNLNLVADDYEEDIVKDTIKNILQLQTIQAKNGEEGCNRYIISNSEDKYSILFVYALFRWCGWADKEITFDIVPLFETMNGMDTAQDTMKFLFSLPEYMAHLENRNKKQTIMLGFSDGTKDGGYLKANWSILKTKEELSEVCDQNDIAAVFFDGRGGPPARGGGKTHRFYAAQTNKVANNEIQLTIQGQTITSTYGTKEQFIYNSEQLLTAGLSNTILGKEIVISDADRELIEELSELSFKKYDDLKHHDKFMPYLENMSTLKYYTKANIGSRPGKRGNKAKLELSDLRAISFVGSWSQLKQNVPGYYGIGTALEKLEKDGRFEEAKRLYQEVPFFQALMMNSMMSLTKCYFELTSYMKENKEYGAFWEILHAEYELSKAMLLKLSGMEILMKKEAISRESIKIRESIVLPLLVIQQYALQRIGEGTEYKELYEKIVTRSLYGNINASRNSA from the coding sequence ATGCAACAAAAAGAAAGATTAGCAGAATTTAAGAAATCTGTTCAAAATAAATTTAATGTTTACAATAGTCTATTCTTAAACCTTCCCTACGAGAATATTGAAAATGTAGGTATGTTGATTCCTTTATTACTGAATCAATCTGAAAAGGGGTTAAGTGACGGACTAAACCCAAAAGAAATTCTTGAGAATTTTTTCGAGAATTTTGTAGAAATAAAATCAGAAAAAGAACAAATAGACTTTATGTTTCGCATCATACAGTATGTAGAAAGACAAGTTGTTCTTTATGATAGTGTAGAAGATGCGGCGTTCCCAAAGTTACACAAGCATTCTAGTTCATTGTCATTAAAAGATTATTTTCAGTTGGTTGAAAAAAATAAATCTTGGGATACTATTTGGGACAAGTTGAGTACGTTCAGTGCACGTATAGTTTTAACGGCGCACCCAACACAATTTTATACTCCGGCGGTTTTAGATATCATTACAAACCTTAGAACTTTAATATTAGAAGATAAAATTGATGAAATAGATGTAGGTCTACAACAACTAGGCCTTACGTCTTTGATCAATGCAAAAAAACCGACACCTTTAGATGAAGCCAAAAATATAATCTACACGCTAAGACATGTATATTATGATGCAATTGGTGATATGTATGCTTATATCAAGGGTAGTACAGGGTCAAAGAATTTTGAAAATCATGATATTGTCAAGTTAGGTTTTTGGCCTGGCGGCGATAGAGATGGAAATCCGTTTGTAACTGCAGATATCACCAGAGATGTAATGAACGAGCTTCGTTTAACGTTAATGAAGTGCTATTATAATGACCTTAAAGGTTTGGTGCATAAACTTACCTTTAAAGATGTACAAGAACCGTTGCAGAAGCTTAGGGGTAATTTATACACGGCCATGTTCGATAGTTCTAAGGATATTGGTTATGAAGATTTAATTGTTCCTTTAGAAGAAATACAATCCATATTAATAGAAAAATACCAAAGTCTTTATCTAAAAGATTTGGAAAAATTTATTGATAAGGTAAAGATATTCAAGGTGCACTTTGCTACAATAGATATACGCCAAGACCATAGTATGCATACCAAAGTAATGGTAGAAGTATTAAAAAAGAATGGTTTTATCAATGATGAGCTAAGTGAGTTATCTGACGAGGAATTATTGGATATTCTTTTGCATAAGAATTTAAATTTGGTAGCAGATGATTATGAAGAAGATATTGTAAAAGATACTATTAAGAACATACTTCAATTACAGACCATACAGGCTAAAAATGGAGAAGAAGGATGTAATAGATACATTATCAGTAATTCTGAAGATAAGTATTCCATTTTGTTTGTTTACGCACTGTTTAGATGGTGTGGCTGGGCAGACAAAGAAATAACGTTTGATATAGTGCCGTTGTTCGAAACAATGAACGGAATGGATACAGCTCAAGATACCATGAAGTTTTTATTCAGTTTACCTGAGTATATGGCCCATTTAGAAAATAGAAATAAAAAGCAGACTATAATGCTTGGATTTTCCGATGGAACTAAAGATGGGGGCTATTTAAAAGCCAACTGGTCCATTTTAAAGACAAAAGAAGAGCTTTCAGAGGTTTGTGATCAGAATGATATTGCTGCCGTATTTTTTGATGGTAGGGGAGGCCCACCGGCAAGAGGAGGTGGAAAAACGCATCGTTTTTATGCTGCGCAGACCAATAAAGTGGCGAATAATGAAATTCAATTAACTATTCAAGGGCAAACCATAACAAGTACTTATGGTACCAAAGAACAGTTTATTTATAATAGTGAGCAACTATTGACCGCCGGATTGTCTAACACAATTTTAGGAAAAGAAATTGTTATATCTGATGCTGATAGAGAGTTGATTGAAGAGCTGTCAGAACTAAGTTTTAAAAAATATGATGATCTAAAACACCATGATAAGTTTATGCCGTACTTGGAAAACATGAGTACGCTTAAATATTACACAAAAGCAAATATTGGTAGTAGACCTGGAAAAAGAGGAAATAAGGCCAAACTTGAATTGTCTGATTTAAGGGCAATTTCATTTGTAGGGTCATGGAGTCAATTAAAGCAGAACGTACCAGGTTATTATGGTATTGGTACTGCTCTTGAGAAACTTGAAAAAGATGGAAGATTTGAAGAGGCCAAAAGGTTGTACCAAGAAGTACCGTTCTTTCAAGCTTTGATGATGAACAGTATGATGAGTCTTACCAAATGTTATTTTGAATTGACCAGTTACATGAAAGAAAATAAGGAGTATGGTGCTTTTTGGGAGATTCTTCATGCAGAATATGAATTATCTAAAGCAATGCTTCTAAAACTATCTGGCATGGAAATATTAATGAAGAAAGAAGCAATTTCTAGGGAGTCCATCAAAATTCGTGAGAGTATAGTCTTGCCTTTATTGGTTATTCAACAATATGCGCTTCAAAGGATTGGAGAAGGTACGGAGTATAAAGAATTGTACGAAAAGATTGTTACCAGATCACTATACGGTAATATCAATGCTAGTAGAAACTCAGCATAG
- a CDS encoding RagB/SusD family nutrient uptake outer membrane protein: protein MKNFIQYFLLFFVLYSCSDDNTISEIEEIDSGNIEVTVLLGSDAAIGAVVTTNPETRTLVVGESGVVVFETIDTGNYVVNVVLNQNPDFLYFQEVVLTNNVTEKIVFNIPEIPELTEQDLDVDFLLNVSYNNLRSIFNADAYLSYWGDTGTDILKANPNFNGELVDLDAYSFNAQSTVINQVWAEHYIQIRGLNLGIDYLMDSSNVVSSEIDRKELEAHFKFLRSLLYFNLIKIYGNPLLSVTAEIDLSGPPNYPQNPSTTYSQIEEDLLYAIENLPVLNSNDQANQWSARFLLAKVYMTMAGFPLNEYGKYGSALEQLKILQGQYELMLDYNSVFNEENEASNREILFKITFDGGEDSKSSFNDYWGPLGIASEDALLLVSGFENSFNSSMLFENPVSFPIEIEDNRFKNNIATFSISGNNVVNEVDPKNWRPLKWYNGELPDADFESTSFDYPVFRYADVLLLLAEAENEVNGPTPLAYAAINQVRERAFGNENNVPGNLNKDQFFDVIYLERKLELCFEGHRRDDLVRWNKLQEVIDGFNSTNDFSKDYQPHEYVWPIPQSEIDLNPNAVQNPGY, encoded by the coding sequence ATGAAAAATTTCATCCAATATTTCTTATTGTTTTTTGTTCTTTATTCATGTTCTGATGATAATACAATTTCTGAGATAGAAGAGATTGATTCTGGAAATATTGAAGTTACTGTTTTGCTGGGATCCGATGCAGCAATTGGTGCTGTTGTAACTACGAATCCAGAAACAAGAACATTGGTAGTAGGAGAATCTGGTGTAGTGGTATTTGAAACTATTGATACAGGAAATTATGTAGTCAACGTGGTATTGAACCAAAATCCTGATTTTCTATATTTTCAAGAAGTTGTACTTACTAATAATGTTACTGAAAAGATAGTTTTTAATATCCCTGAAATACCCGAATTAACTGAGCAAGATTTGGACGTTGATTTTTTATTGAATGTATCCTATAATAATTTGCGATCAATATTTAATGCAGATGCATATTTATCATATTGGGGGGATACTGGTACAGATATATTAAAAGCTAATCCAAATTTTAATGGTGAACTGGTTGATTTGGATGCCTATTCTTTTAATGCTCAATCTACTGTTATAAATCAGGTATGGGCAGAACATTATATTCAAATAAGGGGCTTGAATTTGGGAATCGACTATTTAATGGATTCTTCAAATGTTGTGTCCAGTGAGATAGATAGAAAAGAATTAGAAGCACATTTTAAATTTTTGAGAAGCTTATTATATTTCAATCTAATAAAAATATATGGCAATCCTCTTTTAAGCGTAACAGCTGAAATAGATTTAAGCGGTCCGCCAAACTATCCTCAAAATCCAAGTACCACCTACTCACAAATAGAAGAAGATTTGCTTTATGCAATTGAAAATTTACCAGTTTTAAATAGTAATGATCAGGCAAATCAGTGGAGCGCAAGATTTTTGTTGGCCAAAGTCTATATGACCATGGCCGGTTTTCCTTTAAATGAATACGGTAAATACGGCAGTGCTTTAGAACAGTTGAAAATTCTGCAAGGGCAGTATGAATTAATGTTAGATTATAATTCAGTTTTTAACGAAGAAAATGAAGCCTCAAATAGAGAAATTCTCTTTAAAATAACTTTTGATGGAGGTGAAGATTCCAAAAGTTCGTTTAACGATTATTGGGGGCCTTTGGGTATTGCTTCAGAAGATGCACTGTTACTTGTTTCTGGTTTTGAAAATTCATTCAATAGTTCCATGTTATTTGAAAATCCTGTTAGTTTTCCGATAGAAATTGAAGACAATCGGTTTAAGAATAACATAGCGACATTCTCTATTTCTGGTAATAATGTGGTTAATGAAGTAGATCCAAAGAATTGGAGACCATTAAAATGGTATAACGGAGAATTGCCTGATGCAGATTTTGAGTCTACATCGTTTGACTATCCTGTTTTTAGATATGCAGATGTATTGTTGTTGTTAGCAGAAGCTGAGAATGAAGTAAATGGACCAACTCCTTTAGCTTATGCAGCGATTAATCAAGTTCGGGAAAGAGCATTTGGGAACGAGAACAATGTACCTGGAAATCTTAATAAGGATCAATTCTTTGATGTAATTTATTTAGAGCGAAAATTAGAATTATGTTTTGAAGGCCATAGACGAGACGATTTAGTTAGATGGAACAAACTTCAAGAAGTTATAGATGGTTTTAACTCTACTAATGACTTTTCTAAAGATTACCAACCTCACGAGTACGTTTGGCCAATACCGCAATCGGAAATAGACTTAAATCCTAATGCGGTACAAAACCCAGGTTATTAG
- the yaaA gene encoding peroxide stress protein YaaA produces MKIVISPAKSLNYESDLPTTKYTSPEFIEDAEKLNKILKKKKPKALSELMSISDNLAQLNWQRNQDFTTPFTPENARPAIYAFSGDVYQGLDAYTLTEEKIEILQQSLRILSGQYGILKPLDLMQPYRLEMGTSLKIGRKKNLYEYWGERLTDHLNNEMEEGELLVNLASNEYYSALKPKKIKADIITPVFKDWKNDKLKIISFFAKKARGSMVRYIIDTNAKTLEDIKGFNLDDYQFSKEHTLKENQPVFIR; encoded by the coding sequence ATGAAAATTGTTATTTCTCCGGCAAAGTCATTGAACTATGAAAGTGACTTGCCAACAACTAAATATACATCGCCAGAATTTATTGAAGATGCTGAAAAGCTGAATAAAATATTAAAGAAGAAAAAGCCAAAAGCACTTTCTGAATTGATGTCCATTTCAGATAACTTGGCACAATTAAACTGGCAGCGTAATCAAGATTTTACAACACCGTTTACACCTGAAAATGCCAGACCGGCAATTTATGCCTTTAGCGGTGATGTATACCAAGGCTTAGATGCTTATACGTTAACCGAAGAGAAGATTGAAATTTTACAACAATCGCTCAGAATTCTTTCGGGGCAGTATGGTATATTGAAACCTCTAGACCTTATGCAACCTTACCGTTTAGAGATGGGAACATCTTTAAAAATTGGAAGAAAGAAAAACCTATATGAATATTGGGGAGAAAGGCTTACCGATCATTTGAACAATGAAATGGAAGAAGGGGAGCTATTGGTGAACTTAGCCAGTAACGAATATTATAGTGCATTAAAACCGAAAAAAATTAAGGCAGATATTATTACTCCGGTATTTAAAGATTGGAAGAATGATAAGTTAAAGATAATTAGCTTTTTTGCCAAAAAAGCTAGGGGTTCTATGGTGAGGTATATTATTGATACAAATGCAAAAACTCTTGAAGATATAAAAGGTTTTAATTTAGATGATTATCAGTTTAGTAAAGAGCATACTTTAAAAGAAAATCAACCCGTTTTTATTAGATAA
- a CDS encoding M20/M25/M40 family metallo-hydrolase, which translates to MKKLLTLTFLLLLFTAHSQDSILIKSKVANAIGELREFVAIPNDALNADDIDSNLFWLRKKFTERGFNSTILETEGLPLFFAALPMDDNKPTILFYMHLDGQSVDATKWDQPDPYKVVLKSKTEDDWKTESFSELNDDINYDWRLFGRSTSDDKGPIIMFLNAIDALKKDAIDIPFNVKVILDSEEEKSSAPLPQAVRTYKDLLKADFLVINDGPVHVSGKPTIVYGCRGITTLSITTHGPIKPQHSGHYGNYAPNPGFQLAQLLATMKDTNGKVLIKGYYDGISLDDATLAILKSVPDNADVINSNLAISNPEKVGGFYQEALQYPSLNIRGLGSGWVGEKARTIVPATATAELDLRLVPESDGTKLKNLVKEHIKNQGFHVMSTEPTLEDRLKFDKIVTIKEGSVTDAFRTDLNNPFGNNIVKTMESKFGEKPVQIRIMGGTVPISPFINELKIPAFIVPMVNPDNNQHSPNENLKIGQIAYGIKLFYALLSPSKTE; encoded by the coding sequence ATGAAAAAACTTCTTACACTTACATTCCTTTTATTACTTTTTACCGCCCATTCTCAAGACTCCATTTTAATAAAATCTAAAGTAGCGAATGCTATTGGCGAATTAAGGGAATTTGTAGCTATACCTAATGATGCATTAAATGCGGACGATATTGATTCTAACCTTTTTTGGCTGAGAAAAAAATTCACTGAACGCGGATTTAATAGTACCATTTTAGAAACCGAAGGGCTACCATTATTTTTTGCCGCTCTACCCATGGACGACAACAAGCCAACTATTTTGTTCTATATGCATTTAGATGGGCAATCTGTAGACGCTACAAAATGGGATCAACCAGATCCGTATAAAGTAGTTTTAAAATCCAAAACCGAAGACGATTGGAAAACTGAATCTTTCTCAGAACTTAACGACGATATAAATTATGACTGGCGCCTTTTTGGAAGATCAACTTCAGACGATAAAGGTCCTATTATCATGTTCTTGAATGCTATAGACGCACTTAAAAAAGATGCTATAGACATACCTTTTAATGTAAAGGTGATTCTAGATAGCGAAGAAGAAAAAAGTAGCGCACCATTACCACAAGCGGTGCGTACGTATAAAGATTTATTGAAAGCCGATTTTTTGGTGATAAACGATGGTCCGGTTCACGTTTCCGGGAAACCAACAATAGTTTATGGTTGTAGAGGAATCACAACATTATCAATAACAACTCACGGACCTATAAAACCACAACATAGTGGTCATTACGGAAACTACGCTCCTAACCCTGGTTTTCAATTGGCACAGCTACTAGCAACAATGAAAGATACCAATGGAAAAGTTCTTATAAAAGGATATTATGATGGAATCTCATTAGATGATGCAACACTAGCTATTTTAAAAAGCGTTCCGGACAATGCAGATGTCATCAATAGCAATTTAGCCATCTCTAACCCAGAAAAGGTTGGCGGTTTTTATCAAGAAGCATTGCAATACCCTTCTTTAAATATTAGAGGACTAGGCTCTGGCTGGGTTGGAGAAAAAGCAAGAACAATTGTGCCGGCCACCGCCACAGCTGAATTAGATTTAAGGTTAGTACCTGAAAGTGATGGCACAAAACTTAAAAACCTTGTAAAAGAACACATAAAAAATCAAGGTTTTCATGTAATGAGTACGGAACCCACTCTGGAAGACCGCCTAAAATTTGATAAAATTGTTACTATTAAGGAAGGCTCAGTTACGGATGCTTTTAGAACCGATCTAAATAACCCTTTTGGAAATAACATAGTTAAAACCATGGAGTCCAAATTTGGAGAAAAACCTGTTCAAATCCGTATAATGGGCGGTACTGTTCCTATTTCGCCATTTATCAATGAACTAAAAATTCCTGCATTCATAGTTCCAATGGTGAACCCAGATAACAATCAACATAGCCCTAATGAGAATTTAAAAATTGGACAAATAGCGTATGGTATAAAATTGTTTTATGCATTACTTAGCCCAAGTAAAACTGAATAG
- a CDS encoding D-alanine--D-alanine ligase, translating to MKKNIAIIMGGYSSEYKISLKSGNVVYNYLDKEKFNLYRIHIFKDKWVHVDDNEKETPIDRNNFSIPLNGTSVTFDCIFNAIHGSPGEDGLMQAYFELLGLKHTSCDFYQAALTFNKRDLLSVLKPYGIKAAPSYYLNLGDDINENEIIEKVKLPCFVKANKSGSSYGITKVYEAKDLKSAIETAYKEDDEIIIEGFLEGTEVSVGVLKLKGETTVFPITEIVSENDFFDYEAKYEGKSQEITPARINDTQLKNVTQASKKIYDVLKMTGFSRSEFIFIGDEPYLLEMNTTPGLTTESILPQQAKEAGIDLGMLFEHAITEALS from the coding sequence ATGAAAAAAAATATTGCAATTATAATGGGCGGCTATTCTAGTGAATATAAAATATCGCTTAAAAGTGGTAATGTGGTCTATAATTACCTAGATAAAGAAAAGTTCAACCTTTATAGAATTCATATTTTTAAGGATAAATGGGTTCATGTCGATGATAATGAAAAGGAAACCCCCATTGACCGGAATAATTTTTCCATTCCCCTTAATGGCACATCGGTAACGTTTGATTGTATTTTCAATGCTATTCACGGATCACCGGGTGAAGATGGCTTAATGCAAGCCTATTTTGAACTTTTAGGACTAAAACATACTTCATGTGATTTTTACCAGGCCGCCCTTACCTTTAATAAAAGGGATCTATTAAGTGTTCTTAAACCTTACGGCATTAAAGCAGCTCCATCTTATTACTTAAACTTAGGCGATGATATCAATGAAAATGAGATCATAGAAAAAGTAAAACTTCCCTGTTTTGTTAAAGCGAACAAATCTGGAAGTAGTTATGGCATCACCAAAGTTTATGAAGCCAAAGACCTAAAAAGTGCCATTGAAACAGCATACAAAGAAGACGATGAAATTATTATTGAAGGTTTTCTTGAAGGAACCGAAGTATCCGTAGGTGTTTTAAAACTGAAGGGAGAAACAACTGTTTTCCCTATTACCGAAATTGTTTCTGAAAACGATTTCTTTGATTACGAAGCCAAGTATGAAGGTAAATCACAAGAAATCACCCCTGCCAGAATTAATGATACACAATTGAAAAATGTTACTCAAGCCTCCAAGAAAATATACGATGTTTTAAAAATGACCGGTTTTTCCCGAAGTGAATTCATCTTTATTGGTGACGAGCCTTATTTATTGGAAATGAACACCACACCGGGTTTAACCACTGAAAGTATCTTACCTCAACAAGCAAAAGAGGCAGGTATTGACCTGGGCATGTTATTTGAACATGCTATAACAGAGGCATTGTCTTAA
- the coaD gene encoding pantetheine-phosphate adenylyltransferase gives MRRAIFPGSFDPLTLGHHDIIMRGITLFDEVIIAIGKNADKKYMFSLEQRIKFIEEAFKDVPSISVKSYEGLTVDFCKKVDANFILRGLRNPGDFEFEKAIAHTNRKLSEIETVFLLTSSGKSYISSSIVRDVIRNGGDYTGLVPDSVRI, from the coding sequence ATGAGACGCGCAATTTTTCCTGGTTCTTTTGACCCATTGACCTTAGGTCATCATGATATTATTATGAGAGGTATTACTTTATTTGATGAAGTAATTATTGCTATAGGAAAAAATGCAGACAAAAAATACATGTTCAGTCTAGAACAACGTATAAAATTTATTGAGGAAGCTTTCAAAGATGTACCATCTATATCCGTTAAGTCGTATGAAGGACTAACAGTAGATTTTTGTAAGAAAGTAGATGCTAATTTTATTTTAAGGGGATTACGTAATCCTGGAGATTTTGAATTTGAGAAGGCCATAGCCCATACAAATAGAAAGTTATCTGAGATAGAAACCGTGTTTTTATTGACCTCATCGGGCAAATCGTACATTAGTTCGTCTATTGTAAGAGACGTAATACGCAATGGAGGCGATTATACAGGTCTAGTACCCGATTCTGTAAGAATATAG
- a CDS encoding uracil-DNA glycosylase family protein, protein MQKIFKHIHPYEPFIDNSTEKLIVGTLPPPRFTTGDLKEGDVNFCYGSRDGQLWPILNKIFDLNLKFETTSKAIDQRKIFLKDRKIGICDIVASAEREKIDASDLGMQNIALRNVLGYLEEYQKIHTLLFTGGNSKNGPEYFFRKHLKESAVALKLISNQVPRIHEFVHPSTNKLIRTVSLTAPSGAANRAVGSLDLYKKMKSENPKFNTIDFRVLQYKKYF, encoded by the coding sequence ATGCAAAAGATTTTTAAGCATATTCACCCATATGAACCATTTATTGACAATTCTACTGAAAAACTTATAGTGGGGACCTTACCGCCACCTCGTTTTACTACCGGTGATTTAAAAGAAGGAGATGTAAACTTTTGTTACGGAAGCAGGGACGGGCAGCTATGGCCTATTTTAAATAAAATCTTTGATCTTAATTTGAAATTTGAAACCACTAGTAAAGCTATTGATCAGCGCAAAATATTTTTGAAGGATAGAAAAATTGGCATATGCGACATAGTAGCTTCTGCAGAAAGAGAGAAAATTGATGCTTCTGATTTAGGTATGCAGAATATAGCATTAAGAAATGTTCTCGGGTATCTAGAAGAATATCAAAAAATACACACGCTTTTATTTACAGGTGGTAATAGTAAAAATGGACCGGAATATTTTTTCCGAAAACATTTAAAGGAAAGTGCGGTAGCATTAAAATTGATTTCTAATCAGGTGCCTAGAATTCATGAGTTTGTACACCCAAGTACTAATAAACTCATAAGAACGGTTTCGTTAACGGCACCTTCTGGTGCAGCAAATAGGGCAGTAGGTAGTTTGGATTTGTATAAGAAAATGAAAAGTGAAAATCCTAAATTCAATACTATAGACTTTAGAGTGTTACAGTATAAAAAATATTTTTAA
- a CDS encoding RluA family pseudouridine synthase produces MEENMERPENEDGELFEHHRVVASKGQVPLRVDKFLMNFIENATRNKIQQSAKDGHVWVNDQIVKSNYKVKAGDEVKVLFEHPPHEFLLVPEDIPLDIVYEDDVLLVVNKPAGMVVHPGHGNYSGTLINALIHHTDNLPSNSNERPGLVHRIDKDTSGLLVVAKTEAAMTHLAKQFFDKTSEREYIALVWGNIEEDEGTVEGHVGRNPKNRLQMHVFPEGEEGKEAVTHFKVLERLGYVTLVSCKLETGRTHQIRVHMKYIGHTLFNDERYGGEKILKGTTFTKYKQFVENTFKLLPRQALHAKTLGFVHPVTGEHMSFDSEIPDDMANAIEKWRSYSKNSTA; encoded by the coding sequence ATGGAAGAGAACATGGAGCGCCCTGAGAATGAAGATGGCGAACTTTTTGAACATCATAGAGTTGTAGCGTCTAAAGGTCAAGTACCTTTAAGAGTGGATAAGTTTTTAATGAATTTCATTGAAAATGCTACGCGAAATAAAATTCAACAATCCGCGAAAGATGGTCATGTTTGGGTCAACGATCAGATTGTAAAATCTAACTACAAGGTAAAGGCAGGTGATGAGGTAAAGGTTCTTTTTGAGCATCCACCGCATGAGTTTTTATTGGTTCCAGAAGATATACCTTTAGATATTGTTTATGAAGATGATGTATTATTGGTGGTGAATAAACCTGCAGGCATGGTTGTACATCCCGGGCATGGTAACTATTCAGGAACCTTAATTAATGCCTTAATACATCATACTGATAATTTGCCATCTAACAGTAACGAGAGACCCGGTTTGGTGCATCGTATAGATAAAGATACATCGGGCTTACTGGTCGTAGCAAAAACTGAAGCCGCAATGACCCATTTGGCCAAGCAGTTTTTTGACAAGACTTCAGAAAGGGAGTATATAGCTTTAGTTTGGGGTAATATTGAAGAAGATGAAGGCACTGTGGAGGGTCATGTAGGTAGAAATCCTAAAAATAGATTGCAAATGCATGTTTTTCCAGAAGGGGAAGAAGGTAAAGAAGCAGTAACCCATTTTAAGGTTTTGGAAAGATTAGGTTACGTTACTTTAGTATCATGTAAACTAGAAACGGGTAGAACACATCAAATTAGGGTTCATATGAAATATATAGGTCATACCCTTTTTAATGATGAGCGTTATGGTGGTGAAAAAATATTGAAGGGAACAACCTTTACAAAGTATAAACAATTTGTGGAGAATACCTTTAAACTATTGCCTAGACAGGCATTACATGCCAAAACTTTAGGTTTTGTACATCCTGTTACGGGTGAGCATATGAGTTTTGATTCTGAAATACCAGATGATATGGCCAATGCAATTGAAAAATGGCGTAGCTATAGCAAGAACAGTACAGCATAA
- a CDS encoding PASTA domain-containing protein, protein MRNFFNFLKSKTFLIQLGLAVLVLIITIFLVLRYLNSTTNHGEFVEVPDFSKKSVMEMRKSIEEAGLRYEVLDSANYNPDYPRFSIIEQNPTAGSKVKENRKVYFTVNPSGYKKVTVPQIIQVTKRNASSMLKAVGLDVQRVTYIDELGKDMVYRIKFKGKDIKPGDKLPKTSKIELICGNGSITERAIIKSESED, encoded by the coding sequence ATGAGGAATTTTTTCAATTTTTTAAAAAGCAAAACCTTTTTAATTCAATTAGGTCTTGCGGTACTGGTATTGATAATCACCATTTTTCTTGTGTTAAGGTACTTGAACAGTACTACTAATCATGGTGAATTTGTAGAAGTGCCAGACTTTTCTAAGAAGTCTGTCATGGAAATGAGAAAATCTATTGAAGAGGCCGGTTTGCGATATGAAGTGTTGGACTCTGCAAATTACAATCCAGATTATCCTAGATTTTCAATCATAGAACAAAACCCTACGGCAGGATCAAAAGTAAAGGAAAATAGAAAGGTGTATTTTACGGTAAATCCTTCTGGATATAAGAAAGTTACCGTTCCTCAAATAATTCAAGTGACCAAGCGTAATGCCTCTTCAATGTTAAAGGCAGTTGGTTTAGATGTACAAAGGGTTACCTATATAGATGAGTTGGGTAAAGATATGGTGTACCGTATAAAATTTAAGGGTAAGGATATTAAGCCCGGTGATAAGTTGCCAAAAACATCTAAGATAGAATTGATCTGTGGAAATGGCAGTATTACCGAAAGAGCCATTATTAAATCTGAATCAGAAGATTAG